In the Elizabethkingia bruuniana genome, AGCCGTTAACTGTAAAAGTTGGAGATAAAGTACTTTATGGAAAATACTCTGGTGCTGAATTAAAGCTGGAAGGAAAAGACTACTTAATCATCAGAGAAGCTGATTTATTAGGAATCATCGGGTAAGCTATTGGCTTCTGGCAGATAGCTTTTCTATATAAAAAATTAATTTAAAAATAATGTTAGTGTCTAATATCTGACGTCTAACATCTAATATCTAAATAAAAATGGCAAAAGAAATTAAATTCGATATTGAATCAAGAGACGCTCTAAAAAGAGGTGTTGATGCATTAGCAAATGCAGTAAAAGTAACATTAGGTCCTAAAGGTAGAAACGTAGTAATCGAAAAATCTTTCGGTGCACCACACGTTACAAAGGATGGGGTTTCTGTAGCTAAAGAAATCGAACTTGAAGACAAAGTAGAAAACATGGGAGCGCAAATGGTAAAAGAAGTTGCTTCCAAAACTAATGATATCGCAGGTGACGGTACTACTACCGCAACTGTATTGGCACAGGCTATCGTAAGAGAAGGTCTTAAGAACGTAGCTGCTGGTGCAAACCCAATGGACTTGAAGAGAGGTATTGACAAAGCTGTTGTAGCTGTAGTTAAAAACCTACAATCTCAGTCTCAGTCTGTAGGAGATTCTTCAGAAAAAATCGAGCAGGTTGCTTCTATCTCTGCAAACAATGATGATACTATCGGTACTCTAATTGCTGAAGCTTTCGGTAAAGTAGGTAAAGAAGGTGTAATCACTGTAGAAGAAGCTAAAGGTACTGATACAACTGTAGATGTTGTAGAAGGTATGCAGTTCGACAGAGGATATCAGTCTCCTTACTTCGTAACCAACCCAGAGAAAATGGTTGCGGAACTAGACAATCCTTATATCCTTTTAGTTGAGAAAAAAATCTCTTCTATGAAAGAATTATTACCAGTTCTTGAGCCTGTTGCACAAGGTGGTAAGTCTCTATTAATTATCTCCGAAGAAGTAGAAGGTGAAGCTTTAGCGACGTTGGTAGTAAACAAACTAAGAGGTTCTCTTAAGATTGCTGCTGTTAAGGCTCCAGGATTCGGTGACAGAAGAAAAGCTATGTTGGAAGATATTGCTATCCTTACAGGTGGACAGGTGATCTCTGAAGAGCAAGGCTTCACTATGGAAAACATTACTTTAGATATGTTAGGAACTGCTGAGAAAGTTTCTATCGACAAAGACAACACAACTATCGTAAACGGTGGTGGTGAAGAAGCTAAAATCAAAGGAAGAGTAGCACAGATCAAAGCTCAGATGGAAACTACAACTTCTGACTACGACAGAGAAAAACTTCAGGAAAGACTGGCTAAGTTAGCTGGTGGTGTTGCTGTACTTTATGTAGGTGCTGCTTCTGAAGTTGAAATGAAGGAGAAAAAAGACAGAGTAGACGATGCACTTCACGCAACCAGAGCTGCTGTAGAAGAAGGTATTGTTGCTGGTGGTGGTGTCGCTTTAGTTAGAGCGATCTCTTCTCTAGACAACCTTACTGGTGCTAATGCTGACGAAACTACAGGTATCAAAATCGTAAAAAGAGCCATCGAGGAGCCATTGAGACAAATCGTTGCTAACGCAGGTGGTGAAGGTTCTGTAATCGTTGCTAAAGTAGCAGAAGGTACAGGTGACTTCGGATACAATGCTAAAACTGACGAGTATGTAAACATGTTGGAAGCAGGTATCATCGACCCTACTAAAGTAACAAGAGTTGCTCTTGAAAATGCAGCTTCTGTATCAGGTATGCTTCTTACAACTGAGTGTGTAATCACTGAAGTGAAGAAAGACGAACCAGCTATGCCAATGGGTGGTGGTATGCCGGGAATGATGTAACGGTCAACAACTGAAACAATATATAAAACCGTTCTGGAAACAGAGCGGTTTTTTTGTGTCTGAAAATAAAATTATACACAAATACGGTTTTCCGTAAGGAAATATTATTATAATACATTACATTAGTATGCAAATTTTAGATTCAAAATACATATGATGAAAAAAAAAGATTTAAAAAAATTCATACAGAGTTAATTAATTTAATCAAAAGCAATTTAATCTCTGAGTTTAAAGATAAAGATGGAAAGCCTGTCGATGAGGTAGAGTATGTGACTTTAATAAACATTGTACTCGACGAAGATAATGAAGAGCGTGATAAAATAATTATAACTGAGATCTATGCTGATACAAGATTATTCATTAGATTTATGGATGATGATTCTATAAGTTCTGAAAACACTCAAGTAAAAAACAATAAACCTATTGAGTTTTTATACAATCATGATACAGATGAATATGATATAGTCATTAGCGACGTGATATTTTATGAAAATAAATTATTTTAATATACAAACATAATATTCATGTAAAAAAAATGCCAAGCAGTAAAAGATTCTTTATCTAAAAAGATAAAAGAAATTCATTTAATTGTTTTAATAAAGAGCTAAAACGTCACATAATATCATATTGATAAATATTTTATTCTCATGAATATTATAAATAATAGATATATAACTACTTTAACATGCTAAATAATAAATCAATATTATATAATAATAAAATAATATTTTTAAAATTAGAAGATTTTATACAGAAAATAATTAAAGACAAAGCTTGTTTCATTTGTGGTGCGCCTAATCATTCTAAAGAATTCAATGATGAACATATCATTCCAAATTGGATCTTAAGAAAATATAAATTACAATCTAGAAAAATAACATTACCTAATGAAACACAACTTACATATTCAAGATATAAGGTTCCATGTTGTAAAGATTGCAATTCAGAACTAGGAAGCACTTATGAAGTTCCTATGAAAGAATTATTCAGCAAACCTTATGAAGAAATTGTGCTTGAACTTACTAATAAACAAGAAATAGCAGAACTATTATATAAATGGCTTTGTTTAATTTACTTCAAGACTCATTTAAAAGATACTTTCTTAAAGATGGATCAAAGTAATCCAAAAAATGAAGATACAATTGGAGACATCTATTTTTGGGAGCATTTTCATCACATCCATTGCATAGTAAGAAGTCATTATACTAACGCAAAATTAGCCCCAGAAGTATATGGATCTTTGTATATCAATAAGATAATAAGAAATGACTCTGATGATCCTGATAAATTTGACTATATTGATAATCCATATACTAAAGGTATATTATTACAGCTTGAAAATGTTTGTATTTGTTCTATTTTAGACGACTCAAAGGCTACTTTAAGTTTATATCAAAACCAATTAAATGACATTCATGAGGGGTTAAATTTATATCAATTTTACGAAATTTTTGCCCACCTAAATTATCTAAGAATAAACTTAAATGAAGAAACAATATTTAAATCAATATTCAATACAAACATGAATTATCATATTATTGCTGAAAGACCTGATACATTAGAATTAATTTCTGAAAAAGACAGAATAGGAAGTCACGGAGAGTTTTTAGCATTTTATATCAACCGTAGTATTAATCCTTCAGAAAAAAACAATAAATTCTTAAAAGAAATTGAGGAATGTCAAAGAAGTTTTCTATGGGACGATAAAGGTAATTTCTCCCCACAGTGCGAGCATAATGCTCGCACTTAATGTCAAAATGTTATAAAACCCATTTACTCTCCAAAGTAGGTTTATTCTCAATATTATTTCTCCTTTCCCCACCCAAATAAAATACCCAAAACCTGTCATTTTTTATCCTGTAGGTTTTACTTATATTTGTTTTTATAAGCCACATAACTATGCAAAGCAAAAAAATACATCAGGGCAGGAATGTCAAGCGTTTTCGTGAAATGTTAGGCATAAAGCAGGATGCTTTAGCTTTTGATCTTGGTGAAGACTGGAATCAAAAGAAGATTTCGCTTTTGGAGCAGAAAGAAATTATTGAAGATCCTTTGCTAAAAAAAATTTCCGAAGCATTAAAAATTCCGGTGGAAGCGTTTCAGAATTTTGATGAAGAACAGGCTGTGAATATAATTGCCAATACTTTTGATAATGGTGCAATGTTGAATGGAATCAATTACAACCCTACTTTTCACCCGATGGATAAAGTTTTACAACTTCACGAAGAAAAAATTGCTTTGTACGAAAGAATGCTAAAAGAAAAAGACGAAATGATGGCCAAGCTGGAACAGCTTATTAAGAAATAACGGTCAGCGACCGAGGCATATATAAAACCGCACTGGAAACAGAGCGGTTTTTTGCATCTATAATATTTCACATAACTGTGGACTTTGTGAGAAAACAGTATCTTTGGGTTTGAATTTTATTATTGACGAATAGTGATACTAATACAATTGTACCATTTACAAATTCGGATGTTAGCCCTAATTATAAAACTACCATAACCATAGACAAATCAAGAATTAATGACAGAGAAATTTCCGGCAATAAATAGCACACTTTCACCAAATGAACTTGGTAAGCTTATTCAACAGAAATATGGACTAAGCGACAAAACGGAATGCAGCATATTCAGAATTGCCATGAACCATTTGTATATTGTTTACGATGGCGAAAACAAATATGTTTTTAGAGTTTACACACACAATTGGCGGACAAAATTAGAAATCGAAGAAGAATTAAGACTTTTACTTCACCTAAAAGAAACTGACGGACAAGTTGCTTTTCCGCTTGCCGACAAATCCAACCAATACATTCAGGAAATTGAAGCACCGGAAGGAACAAGATTTGGTATTTTATTTTCGTATGCCAAAGGCACAAAGACAGCAAGATTTTCACCACAGACAAGTTTTCTTATTGGACAAGCCTTAGCAAAAGTTCATCAATCTACAGAGAATTTTGAACTCACAAGAATTTCTTACAATACTCAGAATTTACTTGACAACCCTATTTTGAGAATAAAAAAGTTCTTCAATAAAAACAACAGCGAAGTTATTTTTTTAGAAAAATTGTCTGCATTTTTAGCGCTAAAAATCCAAGATATTGACACACCAAAGATGAGATATGGAAGCGTCCATCTTGATGTTTGGTTTGACAATCTGCACATTGATAACGAAAAAGAAATAACATTTTTTGACTTCGACTTTTGTGGCAACGGTTACCTATGTTTTGACATTTCTTATTTCCTATTTCAGCTACTTACAACTAATTTGAACGAAGCAGAGTATCAAGAAAAAGCAGAAAGCTTTTTAAAAGGCTATGAAACTGTAACAGTAATAGGCTCCGAAGAAAAAAAGTTTTTGCCTTATGCCTGTTTAGCAATTATGGTATATTACATAAGCGTCCAATGCGACAGATTTGAATATTGGACAAATATTTTCGTGAATGAAGACCATTTAAAAAGAATGGTTGGAAATCTGAAGCGATGGATTTCTTACAACAAAATTGAGATTGAATAAAATGGTCAGTGGTCAGTGACTGGGCAATATATATAAACCATTTTATTTTATAAGACGGTTTTATTTTGAATGCAACAATAATATGGCTCTTATCACAAAAACCTCTGATTTAGATTAACCAAATAACAAATTTATATAACCTGAATTAACAATATCAAATTAAATGATACACTCTAAATTTTCAATCTGCATACTTTTATGCATCGCACTGCTAAGCTGTCAGAAAAAAGATAAAATTGTAAAAAGAGATAATGAACCCGATGTCCATCTGTTGCAAAGAGAAGATAATGAAATGAACACAGCAATAGAAAATGCACAAAAATCATTATACAAATTCAAAGAAGCAATAGAAAGTCACAATCCCGATTATTATAATTTCGCACTGAAAGAAAGATTTGATACTGCAGGTTCCGGAGGTGAACATATATGGATAAGTAGAGTCGAATATTTTGATAATAAATTCTACGGAATAGTAAGTGATGAACCAATTTCAACCATGGAAGTAAAATTGGGGGACACCATTGAGGTTAATCCTAAAAATATAACAGACTGGATGTATTTCGATAAAAAAATTGTAAAAGGAGCTTACACTACAAAAGTTTTAAGAAAAAGAATGTCACAACAAGAACGTACACAAATGGATAAAGAGATTGGAGCTACTTTCGAAAATGAGTAAAACCTACAATAGCGAAAAATAATCCCCTCGCTAGCGCGAGCGTTACGCTCGTGCTTGAACCCTTATAAATCAGTCAGAACTTGATTTTTTTTATCTTTCATTCAGTATTTATATTTGTTTTTATAAGAGTAGCAAAACAATGTGGCTAAACAGACTTTTCAACAATAAAAAAGTAAAAGGATTAACGAAGTTCGAATATTTCAAGAAATTTCAGCTTATAGAATTATTTGGTTTGCTTCATCAGGCCGAAAAATTCATGAAACTCCAAAATAATTTAGATCCGGAATTCAACCAATTTAAAGATGATCTAATTGAAGAAATATATGAAATTGAATGCAATAATGTTGTAGACTTCACACGAATATGGGATTGGTTTAAACCCAATCATGAATGGAATAAAGCAACTCAGAATGAAGGCAAAAATTTAGGCAATCAAATTTTTAAAATAGCTGATTACTGGAAACGAAATCAGGATTTTTTACCAGGGACAAAACTAAATTTGAATGAAGAAAACGGAGTTGTTCTTGATGTTGAGATAAATGGAATTTTTGGAAAAATCCGATGGGACACTAATAAAGAAAATGATATTGAAGATTGGTGTGGACAATTTGGAAGTTTTCTTGATGCCGGTGGAAAAATATTAAATCAAGATTTTAAATTTAAACATATTAACGATGATGGAACTCTAAACAATGATTGTGGATAACTTTATATCATCCCCTTTAAATCTTCACCACTCCCCTGCTAGCGTGAGTGTCACACTCGTGCTAAGTAAAATATAAAAACCTTTTCAATATCAGATAAAATAACTGGAACCTGTCATTTTTTATACTTCAGGTATTACTTATATTCGTTTTTATAAGCCATATAAACATGCTGAAAGGAAAAGACGAAATGATAGTTTATCCAAAAATAACGGTCAGCGGCCTGGGCATCTATGGTCTAGCGAATCATTTACAGAGTGTAAAAATTCCGACTAAATACAAAATACTTATAGGCAAATGAAGGTTATAAATTTACACAAAAGAATTCTCGATCAACCAATTTCAGAAATTGGCAAACTACTAAACACTTTAGCGACAGACAATGATATGATGCTGGCAACAGACAAATGGTCACCTATGAAGCTGGATAATGGATTACAAATTGGCTCAAAGGGCGGACACGGGCCAATTAAATATTTTGTAACGGAATATCAGCCTGAAAGATCAATCACTTTTCAGTTTGACTTGCCAGGTTTTAATGGTTTTCACAGATTCGATATAAATGAGTTAGAACCCGACAAAACAGAGCTTTCACATATTATCAGGATGACAACAACAGGTTCAGCCACTTTAAAATGGGCGTTAGCAATTCGTTGGTTGCACGATGCTTATATTGAAGACGCTTTTGATAAAGTCGAAAACCAATTTATAAAAGATAAGAAAAATAGCGAATGGAGTTTGTGGGTAAAACTATTGCGAAAAATAATGAAACCTAAAAATAAATAAAAAAGAACCTCCCCCGCTGGCGCAGGTGTCACTCTCGTGCTAAGTAATATTGTTTTGGTATTTCAAATTGGTTAAAAAATCACAATCGCCCCAAACTAGAGCACACTCACAACAATCTGATTACGAGTAATAACACTTATGTTTTCATTTACATTTGTTTCAAAATTTTATATATTTGAGAGTCAGGCTACACTTTAAAAACAACCGATGAACTCTAAAATTATAATAATACAATTCCTTTTTCTTATAATTCTCGGATGTAAGCCACAAGAGGCTAGCAAAGGAAGAATATCAAATTACCAAGATAAAATACTTCAGGATAAAAATGTTCCTAAGCATCTCAAAAATTGGGCGATTGGTATAAATGAAAATAAC is a window encoding:
- the groL gene encoding chaperonin GroEL (60 kDa chaperone family; promotes refolding of misfolded polypeptides especially under stressful conditions; forms two stacked rings of heptamers to form a barrel-shaped 14mer; ends can be capped by GroES; misfolded proteins enter the barrel where they are refolded when GroES binds); amino-acid sequence: MAKEIKFDIESRDALKRGVDALANAVKVTLGPKGRNVVIEKSFGAPHVTKDGVSVAKEIELEDKVENMGAQMVKEVASKTNDIAGDGTTTATVLAQAIVREGLKNVAAGANPMDLKRGIDKAVVAVVKNLQSQSQSVGDSSEKIEQVASISANNDDTIGTLIAEAFGKVGKEGVITVEEAKGTDTTVDVVEGMQFDRGYQSPYFVTNPEKMVAELDNPYILLVEKKISSMKELLPVLEPVAQGGKSLLIISEEVEGEALATLVVNKLRGSLKIAAVKAPGFGDRRKAMLEDIAILTGGQVISEEQGFTMENITLDMLGTAEKVSIDKDNTTIVNGGGEEAKIKGRVAQIKAQMETTTSDYDREKLQERLAKLAGGVAVLYVGAASEVEMKEKKDRVDDALHATRAAVEEGIVAGGGVALVRAISSLDNLTGANADETTGIKIVKRAIEEPLRQIVANAGGEGSVIVAKVAEGTGDFGYNAKTDEYVNMLEAGIIDPTKVTRVALENAASVSGMLLTTECVITEVKKDEPAMPMGGGMPGMM
- a CDS encoding phosphotransferase, which gives rise to MTEKFPAINSTLSPNELGKLIQQKYGLSDKTECSIFRIAMNHLYIVYDGENKYVFRVYTHNWRTKLEIEEELRLLLHLKETDGQVAFPLADKSNQYIQEIEAPEGTRFGILFSYAKGTKTARFSPQTSFLIGQALAKVHQSTENFELTRISYNTQNLLDNPILRIKKFFNKNNSEVIFLEKLSAFLALKIQDIDTPKMRYGSVHLDVWFDNLHIDNEKEITFFDFDFCGNGYLCFDISYFLFQLLTTNLNEAEYQEKAESFLKGYETVTVIGSEEKKFLPYACLAIMVYYISVQCDRFEYWTNIFVNEDHLKRMVGNLKRWISYNKIEIE
- a CDS encoding DUF2314 domain-containing protein, with protein sequence MIHSKFSICILLCIALLSCQKKDKIVKRDNEPDVHLLQREDNEMNTAIENAQKSLYKFKEAIESHNPDYYNFALKERFDTAGSGGEHIWISRVEYFDNKFYGIVSDEPISTMEVKLGDTIEVNPKNITDWMYFDKKIVKGAYTTKVLRKRMSQQERTQMDKEIGATFENE
- a CDS encoding helix-turn-helix domain-containing protein, giving the protein MQSKKIHQGRNVKRFREMLGIKQDALAFDLGEDWNQKKISLLEQKEIIEDPLLKKISEALKIPVEAFQNFDEEQAVNIIANTFDNGAMLNGINYNPTFHPMDKVLQLHEEKIALYERMLKEKDEMMAKLEQLIKK